Below is a window of Prosthecochloris sp. GSB1 DNA.
TAATCCTGGATGGCGGCGGCGAGAATCTCCGAGGCTGAAGCGCTGTAACGGTTGACGAGAACGACCAGCGGCCCGTCGTAGACGACCGCAGGGTCTTCGTCCTCAAGAACGACCTTGCCACCTTGAGAGTTGCGGATCTGTACCACCGGCCCGTCGGGAATGAAAAGCCCCGTGAGCTTCACCGCTTCCTCGAGCGCCCCGCCCCCGTTGTTCCTCAGATCGAGCACGATTCCCTCCACGTTCTCTTTCCGCAGTTCGCCCAGAATTTTACGGACATCCCTGCTGGTGCTCGCATAGTCGGGTTTGTTGCGTGACTGTCCCTCGAAATCGAGGTAGAACGCGGGAATGGTGATCACGCCGATCTTCCGGCCGTTGAGCCGGATAATCTCCTTCTTGGCTGACTGCTCTTCGAGCCGGACCTCGTCGCGAACGATCTCGACGATCCTGGCCGGGCCCTTGTTGCCCTGACTTGCCGGCAGGATCTTCAGCCGGACGACGGATCCCTTCTTGCCGCGAATCCTCTTGACGACATCGTTGACGCGCCAGCCGACGATATCGACGATCTCACCCTTGTTTCCCTGTCCGACCCCGGTGATCCGGTCGCCCTTCTTGAGGAGATTGCTCCTGAACGCGGGCCCTCCGGGAATAACCTCGTGGATGACCGTGTACTCGTTCTCGCTCTGGAGCTTCGCGCCGATTCCTTCAAAGGAACGGCTGATGTCGATCTGGAAATTCTCGAAATCGCCTGGCGAAAAATAACTCGTATGGGGATCGAACGAGGTCGTCAGGGCCATCGTATAAGCCCTGAAGGCGTCCTCGGCGTTCTGCTGCTCCAGAATAGACAAACGGTTCCGGTACCGTTTGATCAGCGCCTTTCGGGGATCGTCGCTCTCCTCTTCTCCCGAATATTTCAGGTTGAGCAACTGGTACTTGGCCTCCTTCCTCCAGAGATCACGGAGTTCCTGGACCGTGGCCGGCCAGGGGGCCTTGTCCCGCTTGAGCTCCATGGACTCCTGAACGGTAAAGTCAAAACCGCCTTTCTCGAAAAGGGCGATCATGTAGCGCATTTTCTCCCTGGCCTGGCGGAGAAAACGATTGTAGATGTAGAACCCGGCATCGGCCTTGCCGGAAAGAAACTCGTCGTCCATCGAACGGGCGTATCTTTCCCGGAAGACTTCGATATCCGAAGCCAGAAAATAGGATTTCGACTCGTCCAGTTCGTCGAGATAGCGCGAAAGCACTTCCCTTGAAAGCGAGTCGTTGACCGCAAGCTGCCTGAAATGATACTGCATGAGGTAGCGGCTCAGGTACCGTTCCGCCTCCTCCTGAACGGGAGAAGGTTTGAGAACGGGCTCTTTGACGGGAACCGAAACGGCCGTGCGGGAAATTTCAGGAAACGGGAGCGACAGAAAAACGGCCAGCGCTGACGCAAGAAAAAGGATCTTTCTTGTATGTATGAACATGAATGGAATTTACCGGGCTATGATGTGAGAATCACTCCTTGAATGCGAGACAAATATATTATATTTCCGTGCACTTGCTTACTGGCTTTGCTTCATTTTCACGCAATACGACACCAAAATAAAAAAGGGAGCGCTCTTCATGCAAAAGAAACCTGTCGGCTATAAAGAACTTGGTCTCGTCAACAGCAGGAAGCTTTTTGAAAAAGCTGTAACGGGTGGCTATGCAATTCCCGCCTATAACTTCAACAATCTCGAGCAGCTTCAGGCGATCGTCATGGCCTGCGTCGAAACGAAATCGCCGGTCATCCTTCAGGTCTCTAAAGGGGCGAGAAACTACGCCAACGAAACACTTCTTCGTCATCTTGCGCGCGGCGCTGTCGAATACGCCGAAGAACTCGGCTCGCCGGTGCCTATCGTTCTCCACCTCGACCACGGAGACACCTTCGAACTCTGCAAGGACTGTATCGACAGCGGTTTCTCTTCGGTCATGATAGACGGCTCGCACCTTGACTACGACGAAAACGTCGCCCTGACCCGCAAGGTCGTGGAGTACGCCCACACCCACGATGTCACAGTCGAAGGCGAACTCGGCGTACTTGCCGGCATAGAAGATGAAGTCTCGGCCGAGACGCACACCTACACACAGCCTGAAGAGGTAGAGGACTTTGTCAGCAAAACCGGCGTGGACAGCCTCGCCATTTCTATTGGAACATCGCATGGCGCTTTTAAGTTCAAGCCGGGAGAAGATCCGAAAATACGCCTTGACATCCTCGAGGAAATTGAACAACGCATTCCCGGCTTTCCTATCGTTCTGCACGGTTCATCATCGGTCCCGCAGGACCTGGTCAGAACGATCAACGAACACGGCGGAAAACTCAAGGACGCGATCGGCATCGGCGAAGACCAACTAAGGGAAGCTGCCCGCTCGGCCGTCTGCAAGATTAACATCGATTCGGATGGACGCCTCGCCATGACCGCCGCGGTGCGCAAGGTGCTCGACGAGCATCCCGAGGAGTTCGATCCGAGAAAATATCTCGGCCCCGCCAGGGACGCGCTGAAGGTGCTCTACATGCACAAGATCCGCAACGTGCTGGGTTCCGACGGCAAGGCGTAACACCACAAACGACGACAGACAAACTGAAAAAGGCGATGAGGAAAGTCATCGCCTTTTCTGTTTTCCGTCGGAAACCGTTCTCACCCCTCGCCCACCGACTTCTCCAGCCAGCCCAGGGCGACGCAGCTCATCACTTCCATGCCGGTCCTCAGGGCGCTTTCATCGGGATTGAAAAAAGGTGAATGCAGCGCATTTCCCCTCGACTGACCTGGCCGGCCCGTGCCGAGCTGAATGAACGTTCCCGGGCAATACCGCAGGTAACTGGAGAAATCCTCGGCGGTCATCAACGGTTCGCTCTCCTCGACATGCTCCCTGCCCAAAAAACCTTCGAGCTCCGAACGGACGAATCGCGAGGTTTCGGGATCGTTGACCAGAACGGGGTAACCGCTGACGATATCGAGTTCACCCCTGACGCCGAGACCCGCCGCGATGTGTTCGACTGTTCCGGCAAGCCGTTTCTGCAGCAGGGCGCGAAGCTCCTCGCTCATGGAACGCATGGTGCCCGACATGGAGACCCTGCCGGGAATGACGTTCGTGGCGCTGCCCCCCTGTATGGAGCTGATGGAAACCACGGCGGGTTCGTACGGGGACGACGCCCTGCTGACCAGATGCTGGACGGCCGTGACGATATGTGCCGCGCCGAGCACCGGATCGGAGGCTTTGTGCGGCGCGGAGGCGTGACCGCCCTCTCCGTGCACCGTGATGTAGAGCTCGTCGGCCGCGGCCATCAGGCTGCCCTCCCTGACGGCGACATTCCCGGCGAGAATATGCGGAAAACAGTGCAGCGCGAAAATGGCCGACGGATCGTAATCCCTGAAAAGGCCCGCCTCGATCAGCGGAACGGCTCCCCCCGGCGCTTTTTCCTCGGCGGGCTGGAAAATAAACAGCACGTCACCCGGCAACTGTTCCTTCATCGATGCGAGAATTGCCGCGGCCCCCATCAGAATGGCCGTATGCATGTCGTGGCCGCAGGCGTGCATGACCCCCTTCTCGACGGAGCAGAAGTCGTGACTGTTCTCCTCGGGCACCGGCAGGGCATCCATGTCCGCGCGAAGAGCCACAAGCGGGAGGCGTTGCGCCTCCGTTCCCGATTCGAGGCGCGCGACGACGCCTGTTTCAAGATATTCGTGCTCGATCCTCAGGCCGAGACCGAGGAGGTACTCCCTGACGAGAGCCGTCGTGCGGAATTCCCGGAAGGAAAGCTCGGGGTGCATGTGGATATCGCGCCGAATGGAGACGATGCCGGGATGAAGCTCCGCGGCCTTGTCCCTGATCCGCTGCCTGAGAACGGACGGATTGTATGTCATAAGAATGTCTGTAGTGGAAAAAGAGACCCTCTCTGCCCTACATGTCGATATAGCGCATGAATTCGAGAGCCTTTTCACGCAGCTCGTCCACACCGCCGTCTGACGAAGGCGTGGCAAAATGAACGGCATAACCGTACTTTTCAAGCGTCTTGGCGAGCCGGAACGAATCCGAAGTCCGAAGCCTGAAAGTTATGACCATCGACTGCGCGCCGGGGTCGGGAACGGCGACGCCGAAACTGAGCACCGTGGCCTCGTTCTTTTCGAGCACGCCGATGATCTCCGACAACTTGACGCCCAGCGCCGGAACCTCGATCTCGATGGTCGCTCCCTTTTCGTCGAAATGAAAGAGCGAGGCGATGGCGCGCAGCAGGGGCATCTTCGGAGCCACCCCGACGAATGCTCCGTCATCGCCGCTTATGGCGAGCAGGTTTTTCGAACGCTCGCGGCAGAGACAGGGGAATACATCGAGCAGATGCACATCCGGCCGAACCGATTCGGGAATCTCGAAGCGCATGTCCCCGACAAGCAGCCCGGAAGCCTCGCCTCCGGCCGGCGCGAGCGCCCGGCGCAACTCTCCGGAAGAGACGAGGGCGAAGAGCTTGCCGTCCTTCAGGACAGGAGCCTCCCCGAGATCGAGCTCGTCGAGCCGGGCAAGAACGTCGAGCGCCTTGTCGTCCGACTGAAAAACAGGATAATCGACATCTATGTATCGGTGTACAATGGTCATTGCTGTAAAGGCAAAAGTAAAAAATCAAAAATCACAACCGGCGACAGGAAACCTGTTCAGGGCAGTCGGGAAGGCTCCGAACCCAATGGCGCGTCAACCCGGAAATCCAAACAGTCTTGAGCATGGGATAATTCCTACGGCTCGATTTTCGCTACGCGTCGTTCGTGGCGTCCGCCCTCGAATTCCGCGGCAAACCAGTTTTCAAGGCTCTGCTCGATGGTCGGCGCATCGGTGAAACGCGCTGAAAAACAAAGCACATTGGCATTGTTATGCTGCCTCGCAAGAGTCGCGAACTCCGGCTTGCACGCAAGGGCGGCCCGGATTCCCGGGATCTTGTTGGCCGAAATCGAGACGCCGATTCCCGTGCCGCACAGCAGCACCCCCTGATCGCACTCCCCTTTCGCGACGGCTTCGCCAACCTTGCGGGCATAATCCGGGTAATCGACAGACTCCTCCGAATACGGCCCCATGTCGTTGACTTCGTGGCCGTTGCGTTCGAGCCATGCGCTGACCGTTTTCTTGAATTCGTATCCCGCGTGATCGCTTCCTACGGCAATTCTCATAATCCGTTGACTTTGAATTTACTGATCGACTTCTTCATCGAAGCCTGATTGAGAAAAACATTCTGGCTGTTGACCTTCGGTCTGTCGTCGGCAACCCTTGCATACGATCCGTCGGGCATCATCCGCCACGCCTTGACATTGTCGTACAGGATCAGTTCGAGTTCGGACTTCACGGTTTCAACCATCTCCTTGTCCATGATCGGGAACAGCGCCTCCACCCTGTGGTCGAGGTTTCTCGGCATCATGTCGGCGCTGCCGAGGAACAGTTCGTCCATTCCGCCGTTATGAAAATAATAAGCGCGACTGTGTTCTAAAAATCTTCCGATGACACTGACGACCCGGATGTTTTCGCTCACCCCCTCTATACCCGGAACGAGACAGCAGATGCCGCGAATGATGAGATCGATCGAGACCCCTTCGCAGGAGGCGCGGTAAAGCGCCTGGATGGTCTTGCGGTCCACCAGGGCGTTCATTTTCATGATTATCCTGCCCTTGCCCTGTTTACGGTGCCAGTCGATCTCCCGGTCGATCATTTCGATGATCCGCTTGCGGGTGTTGATGGGAGAAACAATGAGCTTGCGGTAACTGGTGTGCTTGGAGTAACCGGTAAGCGCGTTGAACAGCTCCGAAACATCGTTGGCGAGTTCCTCGTTCGCGGTCAGGTAGCTGTAATCGGTATAGATCTTGGCGGTCGAGGGATTGTAGTTTCCTGTGCCCAGATGAAGATACCGCACAAGCCTGTCATGTTCCCTGCGCACAATCAGGGTAAGCTTCGCGTGAGTCTTGAGACCGACGAGACCGTAGACGACGTGCGCACCGACATCTTCGAGCGCCCGCGCCCATCCGATGTTGTTCTCCTCGTCGAAGCGCGCCTTGAGTTCCACGAGAACCGCAACCTGTTTGCGGGCCTCGACGGCGTTCATCAACGACTCGACGACCGGGGAGTTCCCCCCGACACGATAAAGCGTCTGCTTGATCGAAAGCACCTGCGGGTCCTTCGCCGCCTGGTCGATCAGGTCCACCACAGGTTGAAAGGAATCGTAAGGGTGATAGAGCAACTGGTCACCCTGCCGGATGGCGGCGAAGACGTCTCCTCCGAACTTTTCCTCGAGCGGATTGTGCGGCGCGAACGGCTCGTCCTTGAGAGCAGGCCGCTCTATTGCCATCATCTCCATCAGACCGCTCAGCCCCAGCGCCCCTTCTATTTCGTAGAGATTGCGCGGCTGCACTTCGAGGTTCTTCATGAGAATCCTCCGCATGGACCCTGGCATGCTCGGCGTAACGTCGAGTCTCACAACCTTTCCGTAACGGCGTGAGCGGATCCCCTGTTCGATCGACTCGAGCAGATCCCCCGCCTCGTCCTCCTCGATCTCGATGTCCGCGTCCCGGATAATCCTGAACGGATGGCACTGGACGATCCTCATGTGGGGAAAAAGCTGTCCGAGATTCTTCATGATCAGGTCTTCGAGCCAGAGCAGACGGATACGGCCGTCCCCGAAATCCAGCCCTTCGACGGCATCGAGGCGCAGAATCCTCGGAAGGATGCTTGGAACCTTCACCCTGGCGAACTTCAGCAACTGGGTTTCGAGATCCTCGAGTTCCACGGCCAGGTTCAGTGAAAGGTTTGAAACGAAAGGAAAGGGATGACCGGGATCGACGGCCAACGGGGTCAGCACGGGGAAGATCTCGTGCCTGAAATACCGTTGCAGGCCCTCCTGCTGCGCGACGGTCAGACTGTCGTAGCCGACGAACTCGATACCCTGGCTGGAGAGTTTCGGACAGAGATCTTCATAGAAACAGTCGTTGCGCCGACGAAGCTGCACCATGATCCTTTCACGTATTTCCTCAAGCTGTTCCATGGGCGTCAGGCCGTCGACGGAGCGATCCTGGATGCCCGCTTCGTACTGGTCCTCGAGGCCGGCGACCCTGATCATGAAAAATTCGTCGAGATTGGAGCTGAATATCGAAATGAACTTGACCCTTTCCAGCAAGGGATGCGCGTCCGGCGAGAGCGCTTCCTCAAGCACCCTCTGGTTGAACTCTATCCATCCCAGTTCACGGTTCACATAGTATCCGGGGTTCAGAAAATCACGCTTTTTCTCGGAAACGGGCACTGTCTCGACAGTCTTTGACATCGGTAATCGTTTATTCTATTGGTGTTTAGCGAATTCTCATAACTTCTTTTTCGGTAACGATACAGTCGACGGCCTGATCCCAGGGGTCCTTCGGCAGGCTGTCGACGATCTGAAAAGAAAAGGCGAGGGCAAGAAGAAAAGGCTCGCCGCCCTTTCGCCGAAGTCCGGAAATGAAGCGGTCGTAAAATCCCTTGCCGTAGCCCAGACGGTTTCCTCTGGCGTCAACGGCGACAACCGGCAGCACGAGCACGTCCGGCACGACATCGACACACCCGCCGACGGGTTCGGGCTGACCGAAAGCGCCCGGGAAGAGGGGATCGCCTTCCCTGAACGGAACGGCGCAAAGCGAATCGCCGCTGCATAGCGGCATGTATAACGCCCTCTCTTTTCCGCCGCCTATCATCCGCACCAGAGGGGCGGTATCGACTTCACGCCGCTCGGCCATCGCAAGATAGAGCATCACGCTTCCCGCCCCGAGCATTTCGGGCAGTCCTGCCGCGTTCGCGGCCGCCATGCCGCTCGAGGATTCCCATTCAGTAACGCTCATCGCTTCCCGAACATTCCTCATCCGTTTCCGCAATCGCTTCTTGGGGTCAGCGTCCATTATCAAGGGTTCAGTATCTCTTGCGGACCGGGCCGTGCCGCCATCGTGACAGGCAGACCCCTAAAATTTTTAAAATAAGAAATTAACGATCCATCTTTCACTTGATGTCACTTACTTGTTACATTGGCGGATAAACCGTGGAACGTTGACCCTTTATCCATCATTTCCATGAACCAGCCATCGTCACGCCACCCTGAACCATCGTCGATCTTCTGCGTGGGAAAGAACTACCGCCTGCACGCCGAGGAAATGCGGCGATGGGAATCGGCTGAAGGCGCGGAAGCCGAACGTCCGGAAGAAGAACCGATCATCTTCCTGAAATCCCCCTCCGCCCTCTCGACGGACGGCACGACCACGATCCCTTCTCTTTGGGGCAAACCGGTATCGAACGAAATGCATTACGAGGCGGAACTGGTCCTGCTTGTCGGAAGCGACGCTTCGGACATCGGCGAGAAGGACGCCGGCTCCTGTATCGCCGGTTACGGCGTCGGGCTCGACATGACGCTCCGGGACGTGCAGATCGCCGCGAAAAAGAAGGGCAACCCCTGGTTCAAGAGCAAGGGATTCAAAAAAAGCGCGCTGGTCTCCGGTTTCGTGCCGGCATCGGAAGTCTCCGGAGCCGAAGCCCTCGCTTTCGAACTCCGCCTGAACGACCGCATTGTGCAGCGGGGAGACCCTCGAAAAATGCTGTTCGGCTGCTCGTATCTGATTTCCTATTTATCGTATATTTACGGACTGCGCGCCGGGGATCTGATCTTTACGGGAACCCCCGAAGGCGTCGGCCCCGCAACCCGCGGCGACAGACTGACCGCCTCGCTTCACGGAAACGGCAACGGTGCGGCCGTCGGCATGCTCGCCGGGTTCTCCGTAACGGTTGCATGACATATTCCGCCATCTGACAAACCACTCGAACAGCCATGGCCATTATCTTTCAGAACGCAAGACTGATAAATCCCGCGCAGAACCTCGATATGCAGGGTTCCGTCAGGGTATCCCTCAACGGTATGATCGATTCGATCGCCTTCGCTCCCGAAACCCTCGAAGCCGGTCCTGACGACCGTGTCGTCGAGATGAACGGCAAGATAGTCGCTTCAGGTCTTTTCGACATGCACTGCCATTTCAGGGAACCAGGTCAGGAGTATAAGGAAACCCTTGAAACCGGCTCCAGGGCAGCCGTTGCCGGCGGATTTACGGGAGTCGCCCTGATGCCGAACACGAAACCCGTGATCGACGGTCCGCTGGGCGCGGCCTATCTCCGCCACAACGCACGGGAACTGCCGATCGATATCGAGATCGTTTCCGCAATGACCCTCGAAAGCCGGGGCGAGACCCTCGCCCCCTTCGGCAAGCTTTCCTCCTACGGCGTGAAGGCCGTTTCGGACGATGGCCGCGCCGTGCCCGACAGCCGCATGATGCGGCTTGTGTTCGAGTACGCCGCAAGCTTCGATCTTTTGCTGATCCAGCATTGCGAGGACGCCTCGCTCGGTGAAGGCGGCGTCATGAACGAGGGCGCCTACTCCGCCCTTCTGGGACTGAAAGGGATCCCTGAAGCCGCCGAAACGATCACCCTGTCAAGGGATCTGCTCCTCATGGAATACTTGCAGGCGCACAAGCTCAATCCGCCCGTGTCCACGCCGAAATACCATGTAGCGCACGTCAGCACGCGCAAAGCCCTGGACCTCGTCCGCCAGGCGAAAGCCGACGGCATGCAGGTCACCTGCGAGGTCACCCCGCACCATTT
It encodes the following:
- a CDS encoding dihydroorotase → MAIIFQNARLINPAQNLDMQGSVRVSLNGMIDSIAFAPETLEAGPDDRVVEMNGKIVASGLFDMHCHFREPGQEYKETLETGSRAAVAGGFTGVALMPNTKPVIDGPLGAAYLRHNARELPIDIEIVSAMTLESRGETLAPFGKLSSYGVKAVSDDGRAVPDSRMMRLVFEYAASFDLLLIQHCEDASLGEGGVMNEGAYSALLGLKGIPEAAETITLSRDLLLMEYLQAHKLNPPVSTPKYHVAHVSTRKALDLVRQAKADGMQVTCEVTPHHFTLTDQDLYEAGEKGNFIMKPPLSSRDNRDAVLEALADGVIDAIATDHAPHARHEKECPPDQAAFGVIGLETSVGLTFSELVHTGRINEYRAIELLSSNPRTIMGLPPVLFEPGQPANFTFIDPEENWTFTESDIRSKGRNSPFLGRTMKGRPLGIYHKGALHGFAQDR
- a CDS encoding 5-formyltetrahydrofolate cyclo-ligase; translated protein: MDADPKKRLRKRMRNVREAMSVTEWESSSGMAAANAAGLPEMLGAGSVMLYLAMAERREVDTAPLVRMIGGGKERALYMPLCSGDSLCAVPFREGDPLFPGAFGQPEPVGGCVDVVPDVLVLPVVAVDARGNRLGYGKGFYDRFISGLRRKGGEPFLLALAFSFQIVDSLPKDPWDQAVDCIVTEKEVMRIR
- a CDS encoding class II fructose-bisphosphate aldolase, which produces MQKKPVGYKELGLVNSRKLFEKAVTGGYAIPAYNFNNLEQLQAIVMACVETKSPVILQVSKGARNYANETLLRHLARGAVEYAEELGSPVPIVLHLDHGDTFELCKDCIDSGFSSVMIDGSHLDYDENVALTRKVVEYAHTHDVTVEGELGVLAGIEDEVSAETHTYTQPEEVEDFVSKTGVDSLAISIGTSHGAFKFKPGEDPKIRLDILEEIEQRIPGFPIVLHGSSSVPQDLVRTINEHGGKLKDAIGIGEDQLREAARSAVCKINIDSDGRLAMTAAVRKVLDEHPEEFDPRKYLGPARDALKVLYMHKIRNVLGSDGKA
- the rpiB gene encoding ribose 5-phosphate isomerase B, translated to MRIAVGSDHAGYEFKKTVSAWLERNGHEVNDMGPYSEESVDYPDYARKVGEAVAKGECDQGVLLCGTGIGVSISANKIPGIRAALACKPEFATLARQHNNANVLCFSARFTDAPTIEQSLENWFAAEFEGGRHERRVAKIEP
- a CDS encoding fumarylacetoacetate hydrolase family protein, with the protein product MNQPSSRHPEPSSIFCVGKNYRLHAEEMRRWESAEGAEAERPEEEPIIFLKSPSALSTDGTTTIPSLWGKPVSNEMHYEAELVLLVGSDASDIGEKDAGSCIAGYGVGLDMTLRDVQIAAKKKGNPWFKSKGFKKSALVSGFVPASEVSGAEALAFELRLNDRIVQRGDPRKMLFGCSYLISYLSYIYGLRAGDLIFTGTPEGVGPATRGDRLTASLHGNGNGAAVGMLAGFSVTVA
- the ppk1 gene encoding polyphosphate kinase 1, with the translated sequence MSKTVETVPVSEKKRDFLNPGYYVNRELGWIEFNQRVLEEALSPDAHPLLERVKFISIFSSNLDEFFMIRVAGLEDQYEAGIQDRSVDGLTPMEQLEEIRERIMVQLRRRNDCFYEDLCPKLSSQGIEFVGYDSLTVAQQEGLQRYFRHEIFPVLTPLAVDPGHPFPFVSNLSLNLAVELEDLETQLLKFARVKVPSILPRILRLDAVEGLDFGDGRIRLLWLEDLIMKNLGQLFPHMRIVQCHPFRIIRDADIEIEEDEAGDLLESIEQGIRSRRYGKVVRLDVTPSMPGSMRRILMKNLEVQPRNLYEIEGALGLSGLMEMMAIERPALKDEPFAPHNPLEEKFGGDVFAAIRQGDQLLYHPYDSFQPVVDLIDQAAKDPQVLSIKQTLYRVGGNSPVVESLMNAVEARKQVAVLVELKARFDEENNIGWARALEDVGAHVVYGLVGLKTHAKLTLIVRREHDRLVRYLHLGTGNYNPSTAKIYTDYSYLTANEELANDVSELFNALTGYSKHTSYRKLIVSPINTRKRIIEMIDREIDWHRKQGKGRIIMKMNALVDRKTIQALYRASCEGVSIDLIIRGICCLVPGIEGVSENIRVVSVIGRFLEHSRAYYFHNGGMDELFLGSADMMPRNLDHRVEALFPIMDKEMVETVKSELELILYDNVKAWRMMPDGSYARVADDRPKVNSQNVFLNQASMKKSISKFKVNGL
- a CDS encoding carboxy terminal-processing peptidase, encoding MFIHTRKILFLASALAVFLSLPFPEISRTAVSVPVKEPVLKPSPVQEEAERYLSRYLMQYHFRQLAVNDSLSREVLSRYLDELDESKSYFLASDIEVFRERYARSMDDEFLSGKADAGFYIYNRFLRQAREKMRYMIALFEKGGFDFTVQESMELKRDKAPWPATVQELRDLWRKEAKYQLLNLKYSGEEESDDPRKALIKRYRNRLSILEQQNAEDAFRAYTMALTTSFDPHTSYFSPGDFENFQIDISRSFEGIGAKLQSENEYTVIHEVIPGGPAFRSNLLKKGDRITGVGQGNKGEIVDIVGWRVNDVVKRIRGKKGSVVRLKILPASQGNKGPARIVEIVRDEVRLEEQSAKKEIIRLNGRKIGVITIPAFYLDFEGQSRNKPDYASTSRDVRKILGELRKENVEGIVLDLRNNGGGALEEAVKLTGLFIPDGPVVQIRNSQGGKVVLEDEDPAVVYDGPLVVLVNRYSASASEILAAAIQDYGRGVVIGGRTFGKGTVQSIMKIRRPFNFIYKADDLGQLKLTVAKFYRISGESTQHMGVKPDISFPSLIDSEVVGEDNYTSSLPWDVISPARYSRTSWLTGADVRDLRERFTQRNANDSLYSRYVRDLAVLNGFRKKESVPLFEPAFKAEMERIRSFEAQWSKEDQPDILLNRSAAVVVDMADLSGNRLPGAEQAPWQAEKK
- a CDS encoding M20 metallopeptidase family protein produces the protein MTYNPSVLRQRIRDKAAELHPGIVSIRRDIHMHPELSFREFRTTALVREYLLGLGLRIEHEYLETGVVARLESGTEAQRLPLVALRADMDALPVPEENSHDFCSVEKGVMHACGHDMHTAILMGAAAILASMKEQLPGDVLFIFQPAEEKAPGGAVPLIEAGLFRDYDPSAIFALHCFPHILAGNVAVREGSLMAAADELYITVHGEGGHASAPHKASDPVLGAAHIVTAVQHLVSRASSPYEPAVVSISSIQGGSATNVIPGRVSMSGTMRSMSEELRALLQKRLAGTVEHIAAGLGVRGELDIVSGYPVLVNDPETSRFVRSELEGFLGREHVEESEPLMTAEDFSSYLRYCPGTFIQLGTGRPGQSRGNALHSPFFNPDESALRTGMEVMSCVALGWLEKSVGEG